From Mycobacterium colombiense CECT 3035:
GACCATCTACACCTCGACGGCCTGCCTGATCGGCGTGAAGTTCCGCAACCAGCTCGACCACCGGTTCGCGGAGTACTACCACGAGCTGGAGCGCGGAACCGACCCGTTGTGTTACGTCGACCCCTACCTGCCGATCGAGAGCTTCCGGCGGCGCGACGAGGCCCGGGTCAAACTCGTTGCGCTGGTGCAGGAAATCATGAACCAGCGGGTGTCCAACCCGCCGAAGGACAAGTCCGACCGCGACATGCTCGACGTGCTCGTCTCGATCAAGGACGAGGACGGGAACCCGCGGTTCTCCGCCGACGAGGTCACCGGGATGTTCATCTCGCTGATGTTCGCCGGGCACCACACCAGTTCGGGGACCTCGGCGTGGACGTTGATCGAGCTGATCCGCCATCCCGAGGTGTACGCCGAGGTGCTGGCCGAGCTCGAGGAGCTCTACGCCGACGGCCAGGAAGTGAGTTTCCATGCGTTGCGGTCGATTCCGAAGCTGGACAACGTGGTCAAGGAGACGCTGCGGCTGCACCCGCCGCTGATCATCCTGATGCGGGTGGCCCAGGGCGAGTTCGAGGTCGAGGGCTTTCCGATCCACGCCGGCGATTTCGTCGCGGCGTCCCCGGCGATCTCGAACCGGATTCCCGAGGACTTTCCCGACCCGGATGCGTTCAAGCCGGACCGCTACAACAAGCCCGAGCAGGCCGACATCGTCAACCGCTGGACGTGGATTCCGTTCGGCGCGGGCCGGCACCGCTGCGTCGGCGCCGCGTTCGCCCAGATGCAGATCAAGGCGATCTTCTCGGTCCTGTTGCGCGAGTACGAATTCGAGATGGCGCAGCCCGCGGACAGCTATCACAACGACCACTCCAAGATGGTCGTGCAGCTGGCCCGGCCGGCCAAGGTCCGCTACCGCAAGCGCAGCACGTAAGGAGTAAGTCCGATGGGCGGATTCAGAATCGAAGCGGATCTGGATTTGTGTCAGGGCCACGCCATGTGCGAACTGGAGGCGCCCGACTATTTCCGGGTGCCCAAGCGCGGCAAGGTCGAGATCCTCGACCCCGAACCGCCCGAAGACGCCCGCGACGAGATTGAGCGCGCGGTCGATATGTGCCCAACGCAAGCACTTTTCATCAAAGAGAAAGAAGATTAAGGACAATGGCGTCACACTCGCGCGAAGATCTCGAGGCATGGGTCGACCGCTGGCTGCAGGCCAATAAGGACTGCGAGAAGGCCGGTGACTGGCGACCGTTGGCGGACTTCTACACCCAGGACGCCACCTACGGCTGGAACATCGGCCCTAAGGAGGACGTGATGTGCGTCGGCGTCGACGAGATCCGCGACGTCGCGCTGGGCCTGGAGATGGAGGGCCTGGAGAATTGGGTGTACGAGTACCAGAAGGTGCTCATCGACGAGAAGCAGGGCGAGATCGTCGGCTTCTGGAAGCAGATCGTCAACAAGGCCGACGGCACCCAGGACGAGATCTACGGCATCGGCGGCAGCTGGTTCCGGCTCAACGGTGACCAAAAGATCGAATGGCAGCGCGATTTCTTCGACTTCGGGCACGTCGCCTACATGTTCGGCAAACTCATCGAGTCCGGCGACCTGAGCGAGGGCATGCAGAAGCGGATCGAGCGCAGCATCGCCGGCGAAAAGCTGCCCGGCTACTACCCGCTGGGCGAGGCCCCCGTCCCCATCTGGTGAGGGGGGAGCCAACCAAGCATTTGATTTGTTGCACGCGCTATGCTGACGCGACAAGGGTGCCTGTGGCACTCGTCACCTAGCTGGCCGGCATGAAGGGGCCGGTCAGCTCTGATCGATTCAAAGGCGAAATGGGGTCAGGACCATCGTGAAGACAAAAGGCGCACTGATCTGGGAGTTCAATCAGCCCTGGTCAATCGAGGAAATCGAGATCGGCGACCCGCAAGCGCATGAGGTCAAGATCCAGATGGAAGCGGCGGGCATGTGCCACTCCGACCATCACCTGGTCACCGGGGGCATCCCGATGGCCGGTTTCCCGGTGCTGGGCGGCCACGAGGGCGCGGGCATCGTCACCGAGGTCGGCCCCGGCGTGGAAGACATCGCCCCGGGTGACCACGTCGTGCTGTCGTTCATCCCGTCCTGCGGGCAGTGTCCGACCTGTCAGGCCGGCATGCGCAACCTGTGCGACCTCGGCGCCGGCCTGCTGGGCGGCGCCGCGGTGTCCGATGGCACCTTCCGGATCCAGGCCCGCGGCCAGAACGTCTTCCCCATGACGCTGCTGGGCACGTTCTCCCCCTACATGGTCGTGCACCGCAGCTCGGTGGTGAAGATCGACCCGTCCGTCCCGTTCGAGGTGGCCGCGCTGGTCGGCTGCGGCGTCACCACCGGTTACGGTTCGTCGGTCCGCACCGCCGACATCCGCCCGGGCCAGGACGTCGCCATCGTCGGCGTCGGCGGGGTCGGCATGGCGGCGCTGCAGGGCGCCGTCAACGCCGGAGCGCGCTACATCTTCGCGATCGACCCGGTCGAATGGAAGCGCGACCAGGCGCTCAAGTTCGGCGCCACCCACGTCTACCCCGACATCATGGCCGCCATGGCGGGCATGGCCGAGGTCACCTACGGCCTGATGGCCCACAAGGTCGTGGTCACCGTCGGTGAGCTGCATGGCGCCGACGTCGACAACTACCTGAACATCACCCAAAAGGGCGGCACCTGCGTGCTGACCGCCATCGGCAGCCTGCTGGACACCAATGTCAACCTGAACCTGGCGATGCTGACCCTGATGCAGAAGAACCTGCAGGGCACCATCTTCGGTGGCGGCAACCCTCAGTACGACATCCCGCAGCTGCTGT
This genomic window contains:
- a CDS encoding cytochrome P450; the protein is MTTSTVVPRVSGGEEEHGHLEEFRTDPIGLMKRVRDECGDVGWFQLVDKHVILLSGANANEFFFRSADEDLDQAAAYPFMAPIFGKGVVFDASPERRKEMLHNSALRGEQMKGHAATIEAQVQGMIADWGDEGEIELLDFFSELTIYTSTACLIGVKFRNQLDHRFAEYYHELERGTDPLCYVDPYLPIESFRRRDEARVKLVALVQEIMNQRVSNPPKDKSDRDMLDVLVSIKDEDGNPRFSADEVTGMFISLMFAGHHTSSGTSAWTLIELIRHPEVYAEVLAELEELYADGQEVSFHALRSIPKLDNVVKETLRLHPPLIILMRVAQGEFEVEGFPIHAGDFVAASPAISNRIPEDFPDPDAFKPDRYNKPEQADIVNRWTWIPFGAGRHRCVGAAFAQMQIKAIFSVLLREYEFEMAQPADSYHNDHSKMVVQLARPAKVRYRKRST
- a CDS encoding ferredoxin — its product is MGGFRIEADLDLCQGHAMCELEAPDYFRVPKRGKVEILDPEPPEDARDEIERAVDMCPTQALFIKEKED
- a CDS encoding NDMA-dependent alcohol dehydrogenase, which gives rise to MKTKGALIWEFNQPWSIEEIEIGDPQAHEVKIQMEAAGMCHSDHHLVTGGIPMAGFPVLGGHEGAGIVTEVGPGVEDIAPGDHVVLSFIPSCGQCPTCQAGMRNLCDLGAGLLGGAAVSDGTFRIQARGQNVFPMTLLGTFSPYMVVHRSSVVKIDPSVPFEVAALVGCGVTTGYGSSVRTADIRPGQDVAIVGVGGVGMAALQGAVNAGARYIFAIDPVEWKRDQALKFGATHVYPDIMAAMAGMAEVTYGLMAHKVVVTVGELHGADVDNYLNITQKGGTCVLTAIGSLLDTNVNLNLAMLTLMQKNLQGTIFGGGNPQYDIPQLLSMYKAGKLNLDDMITRQYKLEQINDGYQDMLDGKNIRGVIRFTDADR